The genomic DNA TGGCTTTcatagattttcaaaattttcaatgaaTATTTTCAGTGcttaaaagaaagtttttatttcaaaaattccgaaaaccaaaaaaatcatttcTCTTAATTTCAATCATTAGTCCCAATCAAATAAAAGCTACAAATAATCAGCAATCTCGCATCTATTTAAATTTCACTCCCCACAATTTCACTGAATATCAACACTTTTGTTAACATGCCAACTGCATTAAAATcattacataacatatgtatataccgacatatttacataatacaCCATAACGTCAAAGCCTCAAATGCAGTTCTCAATCAGCAACTCAACGACTCATTCGAAACATGCGCTGATTGACAGTCTGTCAAGTGGACTAGTGTAATGGTTAaagttgctgttattgttgtcacTATCGATGCTTCTAATGCGGCCACAGGGGAAATCAGCAATTAGTCAAATACACAAATGAGGCTGCGTACTCGTATTGTACTCTTGGTGTATGTAACTCGGATGTTTACCGGTGGGAAAAtgttgacaaaaacaaaaaactaaaattcgcGGCATTTGTAAAATTATGCCACAGGAAATTGCCTCACATAGGTTAAGTGCAGTTATTATAGAAACTTAACATCTATGTGACACAATTTAGTTGGCTGTTTGAGAATCCAgttcaattttttaatatgaccAAACTTTTGAGGTTATAGAGAattatttatagtaaaaatatctCCTTCTTTTGATTAACTTGAAAGTTGTTAGCAGTAAGGATCCTCCTCCATTAATACCTAAACACTAAATATCACAGAAATTATCTACGAAATCATCTAAGGGGTGATTAGTGctgaattattattttccaacattaatatatacgtaaatgaAAGAATTCCCATAAAATAAAGTTGAGATCTTCCAAGATTGATACTACAACTTCcgtaaaattaacttaataataaaagttatatgGAAGTCGAGTCTCATCAATATCTACGGTGTAACATTTGTATAGCGACAGCTGCAAAGGATCTACTCTATTTCTTATTAAGGTATGTTCGAGAGCAAACCGAAGTTAACTTACGAATCATTTTTAGACTCATATTTTATCCTATGTCATTCTACCGTAGTAGTTTGAAACCTTCGCAAAATTTTATCGAGGAATACTGAAAATTGACAGGCCTTTGTGCAAAAATCAATCTGTTCCGACCTTCTTTCTTGAAATTTCTTCTGAAAAAAGTTATACAACTTTTACTGGCGCCTTCTATAGCTTTAAATCAAACTATCCGTATCAAAGCCTAACACATTTAGTCAACAGTATATCCTCAAACCAATACTTTAAAGATCGAAATTCAGGAGAAAATAactgataaatttttataaaatcctaAATTTTGCCTCTCTCAGATCTTTTGCGGTAGACGATTTCTGGACTTAGACACCTTTGTAGTATTGGCCAGGGTGTTGGGTGGTATAGAGACCTGGTAAACGCAATAGGTCTGAAAGGCGCTGTTACTGGAGAAGTCGGAAATCTAAATGAACGAGAAGGAACTAGTaaatacaaaaagcaaaaagagtTATGTATTACGAAGAAGTAAATATGGAAATATCTTATTGCCTCTCGGTCCAAAACGAAGTAATTTTGGAATTGAAATACTTCAACGAACTCCGAAAATTATTCTATAGCTAGATATAGAAAATGGAAGGAGTAAGTcgttaaatgtaaaaaatattacattaatcAGATATATTTCACAAATGTATGGTGCAAATTGAGGTTTAACTCAAAAATAATGGTACTAATATTATGAAACGAAGTTAACAGAAGTTAGCGTAATATAAACTACTTTAGGCAGTAAAGGAGAGAAGAGGGAAGATCAGGGACAATTCATCCCGAGTTCGGAGTTTCCAACAATTCATAGCAATCATTACCCTGTCTTTAAAGAATTAGAAAATTTTGGAAACTATGTTTCGGTTCCAACCAATACATATCTAACAATATAGTTCAATATTCCTAAAGCCAGAAGAAAGTAAGTCTTAAAATATATCTAATAGTACTTTTTCACCATTTTATCAAAATTCGATATCTATTTCCCATCCCATCTCTATTTTCCAACTTGTGAAAAAACTGCACCCCTGCATGTTTATGTTaaagaagtacatatttaagcatatgtataaatattcgtAATTCTACTAGGTTTTAAGCTCTCATAATACTCCACTATCACGACTCGCTTGAACCACGCTCGACTATTGCAACACGACAAACAACTGCGCGCCTggcaatatattgtatttacagCGTGAACCGCTAATTTTCCCAAACTACAACTGTCTTTCCAGGAAATAAATATGGTCTTCAACAAAGCCAAGCCAAACAACTAAGTCATTGTATTGTTTTCTTTTGCGCGCTTTTCCCAAGATATTACCCAATCATTAGCTGAGCAAAGCAAAGCAACagaaaaagttaagaaaaaacaactaaaaaacgTTACGAACTGCGTAACTTCATCAGCAATTCCAATTAGGAGGCCGAAACGCCAAGCAATAAACGCCAGGCACGAGAAGCGCGTTGAAATATGTATAACGGGTGGTCCATTCAGAGGTTTACTTTTGGAAAGATCAAAAAATgtggtataattaaattttcgaaacaGCAAAGGATCCCAACTTTTATGGTACACAAAATCGTTCTGTAAATTGTTCAATCAGTTCCCACGTCCTTTTTGACAGTTGGACTCACTTGACATTAGCCTAAACATTTAATGGATTATTCACCTACTTTCCGTACTTCAATCCTGAGAAATAATCTAATGTCTGGTAGTAACAATtccattttttgcaaaatcgtAATCTGTTTACTTAGTTTCCAAGACCGTTTGACAGTATTTCTCTCTCACAAATGACTCACAGAACGTTACCCTTAAGAGCCTTAACAGTTAATGGATTATACATATACTATCCGATTCCGAGGCGGTTCACTTGTTCGACAAGGTGGTTAATAAGTCGACAACCGAACCTGCCGTATAAAGGTTCATTCAAATCAGATAAAGCTTGATTGTCTTGGATATTCGATCAGAGAAAAAGGTATACATGTCTCCATAACTTTGCAGATTAGTTGTTGTTAAGCCGTCGACATTTCGATTTTCCAAACTGAGAAGCATTAATAAAATGGCTTTCAGTTGATGAGTCCCTCGGATTTTATAATTCACTTCGGGCAGAATATTCATTCCGTGAAGTGTTGATGATCCAGCACTGATTCTCACACACTCGAGAACGGTATTTTCATCAGCTGCCAGTCCTTTAAGGTATTAACCCAGATCTGCAAAGTGGTGGCAGCCTCCGGCTAAAGCATGACAGCTTAACATGGATGTTATACATATGAACCACCCAATACCTTCTTTATTTTCACATACCTATATAGACGCTTGCAATGCTCACATTGGGTTGGGAAAACTTCAGTTTGCGCATTCGCAAAGCAATAAatcaaaattgcaaaaatgCAGTTGATGgtacaacaaaaagtaaatataaataacaaaaacaacaacaaatccgTTGAAAGAACAGCACCAAAGTGGCAACAACTGGTGAATTGCAAACGGCAAACTTGCGAATTAGTGAACTGTGCAAACGGTGCAGACTGTGGCGCGGCTACGCTAATGAAGATGAACGCGTTTGTAATGGCCAACGCATCTATTAAATGGCTATAAATATGGCAGTGtgtaaatgaataaatgaaCGAGCCCTCGCTGAATGAAATAATGAAAGACCAGTCATAACTTAACTCCCacaattatcaaaagcgcaacgGGGGCTGGTTACAATGCGTGTGCGAAAGCGCAGCTTGCTACATAAATGCTGGCAAAGTTGATTGCGTGCGGGCGTTTCATTTCTTTGCGAAactatagtaataaaaataacaataataaataggCGGTGATTTTTAATGAACTCATTTTCCATCTTTCTTTTCGTTTGCAGGTGAAGCTGGTCGATGTGGAGAAGGTTGAATGGCTTAATAGGCGCTCATATAGCGCTATCGGTTTGCTGTTGGGACGTGAGGGACGAATTTTATTGCGTTGCGATAACGGTTTGGAAGATTGGTTCGAGTTGTTGGAGGTGAGTTTATCTTTATtcttaagtttaaatttttagagaGAAAAATGCCTTAAGCGAGTTTGGAGGAGACTTAATTTGCCCGATCTTTCGTTTCGCGGCTTGTCCTATCGCACTGTTAGGTGCTATCCTGTCTTGCCCTTTCACTGCCGGGTGATTCCGTTTACCAGGCGGTGTCTCCGATTCACGCGACTCTGTCTAGAGATGGACGCCATGTTTGCGCCAATTGGTCTATTTGAGGCAGGAGATGCTCTTAAGTTGCTGCACGTATCACTGTCTTAAGAGAGTTTCTCTGGGGACTTGTAATCCTGGAGGTGTCTATAGTGTTTTTTAAGCTGGCACCACTCAGTTCCAACCTTCGAGGATCGTCAGGGTCACCGGAACATTCAGCTGCTGGATGAGTGGACCATCATTCTTTTTACACGCATTCTCGGTCCGTTGCGATTCACCCGAGATTCCGGTCCGCTTAACCTTTCAGAACGCGCGGTCCTCTGGCGATAGGGCATCTACGAAGCCGAACTTTCGGCTTTACTCATACCTGCATCGGAGTTGTTATTGTCCTGTTGTCGGTTTTGTATTACTATTTTAAGTCAAAGAAGAATTTTATTTCACCTCTTGAGTCTACAATTTAACACTCTCTCACAAATCCACAACCTCTCTTTTTATCACCAGGAATGCACCCTTTTCTCGAAGCAACGTCGCCACGCACTCAAAATCGCACAGGGTCCACGTTCGCGCGCCTCACTTGCCGCGCCAGTGTCACATTCCGCTTTGGAATCGCAACACTTTGGTTTGGGTAGCAGTTACTCCAGTGCTTTGGAAGACTGGCTCATGACAAATGGCAGCGGTATCGGTGGACGTAATAAAATTGCTACTGGTTGTGGTTTCGGCAGTAGTGGCACCAATCCGTTCCTTTTCTCCGATTCGGTACCAGACTTGAGTGCCTTGAGCAGCGATCATCATCAACGCACATCGGGTTATTCAACCAATCATTCCACACCACAAAAAATACCATACTCACGTCAAAACGAGAATGGCAATCATAGTCGTTATTCGAACGGTTATGCCTCGCAAAATAATTCATTCACCAATTGTCCCGGCATAAGTGGACCATTCGACTCACCACGTCGCATATTCATTAATAAAGATTTCTCATCAAATCAAGTAGTTGATGAGGAAGCCGATGATGATGAGAAAGTCGAACTGCGTCGCCCACATGCCTATGGTCACGGTGGCAAGCGTAATAATGACAATGATTTGGAGAATGGCAATGTTGTGGATGGTGAATGGTTGTATCGTAAGCCGAGAGCACCAACCGATATGCGTCACTCTGGTATGTATGAAGCAAAACACGGTATATCGGAGggagttttattaatttttgtttttcttttctttctgtCGCTCTTGCTCGCTCTCTTATAGTTCAACCAATGCTGCCTactaacaacaattacaacaatgcCAATAATACTACAAAAATTCCTGTTACCGATTTGGATCATTCGGCACATGATAGCGGTCTCGATACGCCACCGTCCACAAATCAACGTCCATCCAGTTATCGT from Bactrocera oleae isolate idBacOlea1 chromosome 3, idBacOlea1, whole genome shotgun sequence includes the following:
- the LOC106616310 gene encoding uncharacterized protein isoform X3, yielding MSPNTFVNRLVSQSLLAGRIPVASMTGPIKRGLLWQQRDRLFSRWKERYFVLTRDYLHCFKRASGSANERASDMGQFIFKVKLVDVEKVEWLNRRSYSAIGLLLGREGRILLRCDNGLEDWFELLEECTLFSKQRRHALKIAQGPRSRASLAAPVSHSALESQHFGLGSSYSSALEDWLMTNGSGIGGRNKIATGCGFGSSGTNPFLFSDSVPDLSALSSDHHQRTSGYSTNHSTPQKIPYSRQNENGNHSRYSNGYASQNNSFTNCPGISGPFDSPRRIFINKDFSSNQVVDEEADDDEKVELRRPHAYGHGGKRNNDNDLENGNVVDGEWLYRKPRAPTDMRHSVQPMLPTNNNYNNANNTTKIPVTDLDHSAHDSGLDTPPSTNQRPSSYREIISRTPVRDANESVVRSSHGNLLNGSFRSKQITHLTNNLNQVNALHSSHLSVQERILQMRNEENRWGSLKSDANRYSHNALYDQNKNPYPESTNQSPQRTPFKKHSLIGYGRSISHDTNGTMNGNSQMKGSSILRERFQHPALAAIKAFY